DNA from Bacteroidota bacterium:
CAGGAAAAAACTCTCAGAAAATGCCAGAAAGAAAGCAGTTGAGAATTATTCTGAAGCGGTGGTTGCTAAGCGTTATACCGCCTTATATGAAGATATTTTAAAAAAACACTAAAATCTCAAATGTCTGAACAAAAGCCTGAAACCAGTTCATTGCCCCTTGTTTCCTTAATTACTGTTGTATTCAACGGCGGGGGTACTATTGAAAAGACCATTCAGAGCGTCATCCGTCAAACATATCCCCGTATTGAGTACATTATCATTGACGGGGGGTCAAAGGACAATACCTTAAACATTATTCAAAAGTACGGGAGCCATATCGCATTCTGGCTGAGCGAGCCCGATAAAGGACTTTACGACGCTATGAATAAAGGGATAGAACATGCCCATGGCAGGTATTTGTGGTTCATTAATTCCGGCGATTTGATCCATGATGACCATACCTTGAGCGATATATTGGAACATCCCGGGCCGTATCCGGATATTTATTATGGAGATACAGTTATCATTGATGAAGAGGGCCGGGAACTGGGGGAAAGAAGGTTGCGCCCTCCCAAAGTTCTTGACTGGAAAAGCTTCAGAATGGGGATGCTGGTCTGTCATCAGTCTGTGCTTGTCAGCAAGGAAATAGCCGGAAAGTATAACCTCATTTATAAATCGTCTGCAGACTTCGACTGGGTGATCAGGGCGCTTCAGAAAGCAGGAAGCATCACCAATACCCACCTGGTCCTTTCCAGGTTCCTCCAGGGGGGGATGACCAAAACCAGGCACAGCCGTGCCCTGAAAGAACGGTTCCTGATTATGAAACATTATTACGGCCTGGTTTCTACCTTGTTTTTCCATGGCTGTATCCTGGTCCGGGCCCTGGCGCAGGTTTTCCACAGGAAGAAAAGCGCCGTTTAGCTATTTCATCAGCTGTTCAATATCCTCAATTTCAACCGGGATATTTTTCATGAGGTTGACGGCTGTATCTCCGGTCACGAGATAATCATTTTCCAGTCGGATGCCGGTCCCTTCCTCGCGGATATAAATTCCCGGTTCAAAAGTGATCACCATGCCGGGCTGCAGGATTACATCCTTGGAGCCAACGTCATGTACATCGAGGCCCATGTGATGGGAGACGCCGTGGGGAAAATAGGTCTTGTACAGTGGCTTTTCAGGATCCTGCTGTTCCAGGTCCCGGCGTGTATAAAGTCCCAGGGAGATATGTTCCTCTTCCCAGATTTTTTGCAGGTCCTTATTCA
Protein-coding regions in this window:
- a CDS encoding glycosyltransferase family 2 protein gives rise to the protein MSEQKPETSSLPLVSLITVVFNGGGTIEKTIQSVIRQTYPRIEYIIIDGGSKDNTLNIIQKYGSHIAFWLSEPDKGLYDAMNKGIEHAHGRYLWFINSGDLIHDDHTLSDILEHPGPYPDIYYGDTVIIDEEGRELGERRLRPPKVLDWKSFRMGMLVCHQSVLVSKEIAGKYNLIYKSSADFDWVIRALQKAGSITNTHLVLSRFLQGGMTKTRHSRALKERFLIMKHYYGLVSTLFFHGCILVRALAQVFHRKKSAV